The following is a genomic window from Staphylococcus saccharolyticus.
AAATAAAAAATTTAATCACTAATTGGCATTAATTTTTAAAATAATGACACATATCAGCTTCATAACTCATTAAAATTGTTATATTATAATAATAGGGTACAATGACATCTATAAAGCACCTAAGATTATTCCATCAAGAATAGAAGATGTAGTGAGTGAATTTACATATTCTATATAACTTGAGAACTAAAGAACATTTAGAAATCGAAGAATTAGCACGGCAATTAAATGCTAAATATGGTACACATTACGAGGCGCATCAGATATGGAAGTGGGAAAATCATTATCACGAACCTATATTTAATGATGCAATGCATTTAGCAGACTTTTTCAATGCTCCATACCAGATGTTTTTAGAAAGTAAAGTGAAAGAGCATCAAAAGCATTTAGATGAAGTAGATATACGAATGTAACACCTGTGAGACAAGATGAAAAGCTAAGATAGTACGTTTCTGTTAAGTAAATATGAAACGTATTACCTTAGCTTTTTATAATACATTATCGTTTTTATTTTATTGATATCTATGATAATCATATCACTCTATAAAACAACTACAACTTTAATCAACAATAACTTAATTTAAATCCACTATCGTTAGTTCCGATATTGGATAATCTTTTTCTCCTAGCTTTTTACCGTTTTTCGTGTATTTAGCTTGGAATACTATTTTTTGTGCATTTCTTAGGCGATAAATCATCATTCCTTTTTTATATTCACCTTTATTTATCTTCTCATTATTTTGCATCATCCACGTTCTATATCGTTTAAAATGTTTAATATTTTCTCTTTGAATTAACGTCTTTTTATTTTGACAATTTCATTTCCTAAAACTAGTTTATCTTCCTTTAATTGAATAACATCTTCATTTGATTTATAACTTTTACTTTGATTATCGTTTTTAAGATTATCACATGAAACTAAAAATAAAAACACTATTAAAATAGAGGTTAAAAATTTTTTCAATGCACTCACTTATAATAAAAATCATATAATAATATTATTATATTTTAATTATAGATACACAAGCTTTTATGTAAAATATTTCACTTTATTTACCTTTCTTCTAATTTTCAAAACACAAAAATAACCCCGTAAGCCTATACTTACGGGGTTTAACAATAAGTTATATACTATTGTTCTTCTTTTATATAGGTGAATTTTATATCATTTCATTCACTATCAAAATACCTTTATATCAATGATTATAGGCGTATGTTTCCAACAAACATATTCATACGCTTGCCCTTATCATCAAAATTATGCCCTTTTTTTGCCCTTAAAAGTTATCTTCTATTCGTTTAACTAATCTCATTTTTCAATACCTAACCTAAATCTAATTTTATTTGGTATATCTCCTAAAAATTGATCTGCCAATCTTGCCCTCATAGTCATACTACCGTAGACCAAAATACCTACACCTATACTAATTACAAGAATAGTCAGCGAACCAATTTTTGATTCTGTTGAAATGAATAATTGCAAAATAAAAAATGTTAATTCTACTGCAATCATCATGATAAAACCATACATAAATATTTTTCCGAAATGTAACCAAGTTTCGAAAAAATTAAATTTCGCATATTTTTTAAGTATATAAAAATTACATATTACTGCAAATAATAATGCTATTGCTGTACTTAAAATTGCTCCAGTTGAGTGGAAAGTTACAATTAAAGGAGTATTCAGTATTATTTTTATCACTA
Proteins encoded in this region:
- a CDS encoding XRE family transcriptional regulator — encoded protein: MNLHILYNLRTKEHLEIEELARQLNAKYGTHYEAHQIWKWENHYHEPIFNDAMHLADFFNAPYQMFLESKVKEHQKHLDEVDIRM